One genomic segment of Sphingorhabdus sp. M41 includes these proteins:
- a CDS encoding GMC family oxidoreductase, translating into MAEFDFIVIGGGSAGSAVAGRLSEDGKRNVCLIEAGGRNNNFLVKTPGMMPFLLKNANWKFDTVPQKGLNGRTGYQPRGRGLGGSSAINAMVYIRGNKWDYDNWAALGCDGWSYDDVLPYFKKSEANERGGDEYHGGDGPLSVSDQKWPNPGSVAFVEAARNLQLPILDDFNGEKQEGMGIYQVTQKDGERWSAARAYVEPGRSRPNLTIKTKSLVEKLIVKEGRVTGVQIKRGSSSETIAAKQAVVLSAGAFGSPHILQLSGIGPAAHLKDKGVDVVLDKSEVGENLKDHIDFVSGYQTESKELIGDSLQGTVRMAKAILQHRFKRTGIMTTPYAEAGGFWSSGPDVPAPDIQYHFVPAMLEDHGREAVKGHGFSCHACVLRPHSKGTVRLNDGNPQAQPAIDPNFLDDDRDIATLRKGVRHMKRILESPPLTEYSPTDRHPINMDNDADLDALIRDRADTVYHPVGTCRMGSDDGAVVDARLKFRGLEGLYIADASIMPEIISGNTNATSIMIGERAAEFIKADFG; encoded by the coding sequence ATGGCAGAATTTGACTTCATCGTCATCGGCGGCGGTTCCGCCGGCAGTGCCGTCGCAGGACGGCTGAGCGAAGACGGCAAGCGTAATGTTTGCCTGATCGAAGCGGGCGGGCGCAATAATAATTTCCTCGTCAAGACGCCGGGAATGATGCCTTTCCTGCTGAAAAACGCCAATTGGAAATTTGATACGGTGCCGCAAAAGGGCCTCAATGGCCGCACCGGCTATCAACCGCGGGGACGCGGTCTCGGCGGATCGAGCGCAATCAATGCGATGGTCTATATTCGCGGCAATAAATGGGATTATGACAATTGGGCGGCTCTTGGCTGCGACGGCTGGTCCTATGATGATGTCCTGCCCTATTTCAAAAAGTCCGAAGCCAACGAACGCGGCGGTGACGAATATCATGGTGGTGACGGCCCGCTTTCCGTCTCCGATCAGAAATGGCCCAATCCGGGAAGCGTTGCCTTTGTCGAAGCGGCGCGCAATCTGCAGCTGCCGATTCTCGACGATTTCAACGGTGAGAAGCAGGAAGGCATGGGCATTTATCAGGTCACGCAGAAAGACGGCGAACGCTGGTCTGCGGCGCGCGCCTATGTCGAGCCGGGCCGTTCCCGTCCCAATCTGACGATCAAGACAAAATCACTGGTCGAGAAGCTGATTGTCAAAGAGGGACGGGTTACCGGTGTGCAGATCAAGCGCGGTTCCAGCAGCGAGACGATTGCCGCCAAACAGGCTGTCGTCCTGTCGGCCGGTGCCTTTGGATCGCCGCATATCCTGCAGCTGTCCGGCATTGGTCCGGCAGCACATCTGAAGGACAAGGGTGTCGATGTCGTTCTGGACAAGTCCGAAGTCGGCGAAAATCTGAAAGATCATATCGACTTTGTTTCCGGCTATCAGACTGAATCCAAGGAACTGATTGGCGATTCACTGCAAGGTACGGTGCGCATGGCCAAGGCGATCCTGCAGCACCGTTTCAAGCGGACCGGGATCATGACAACCCCTTATGCCGAAGCCGGCGGGTTCTGGAGCAGCGGTCCGGATGTCCCTGCCCCCGATATTCAATATCATTTCGTTCCGGCGATGCTCGAAGATCATGGCCGCGAGGCCGTCAAGGGCCATGGCTTCAGTTGTCATGCCTGCGTACTGCGGCCGCATAGCAAGGGCACGGTCAGGCTGAATGACGGAAATCCGCAAGCGCAACCAGCGATTGACCCGAATTTCCTCGATGATGACCGGGATATCGCGACTCTGCGCAAGGGTGTCCGGCATATGAAACGGATATTGGAAAGCCCGCCGCTGACCGAATATTCGCCGACCGACCGGCATCCGATCAACATGGACAATGATGCGGATCTCGACGCGCTGATCCGCGACCGTGCCGATACCGTCTATCACCCGGTCGGCACCTGCCGCATGGGCTCCGATGATGGGGCGGTTGTTGACGCGCGGCTGAAATTCCGCGGACTGGAAGGCCTCTATATTGCCGATGCGTCGATCATGCCGGAAATCATCAGCGGCAATACCAATGCGACGAGCATCATGATCGGTGAACGGGCTGCGGAATTTATCAAGGCGGATTTTGGCTAG
- a CDS encoding phosphatase PAP2 family protein has protein sequence MSDLQDIHINNQAPTSRIVPTGWILALLACSLLIVIAMMGWAGLGMDFLKASNGKYFLALTLLAAARYLLRDHVAGWQRVTRDFCEYVGFFLFISLLGATATYPAAAATSGFVDPALARIDALLGFEWMDWYLLVVANPWLQIAGSLAYANIYMSPVLLLGGLALSGERALAQLFLFTFWLAALITMLLFLAMPAVGPLAYIWQGPIPYMPTSALYQAELLPLLRDNLIGTVDLGALQGLVCAPSFHTAAAVIYIAMAWQCRYLRWPLLIINVAMLLSTPVEGTHYLVDMIGGALVGLFALCTAGAIQYSLPKIRKQRIWRETGIWQNLTSSSSAAVPPAVPSQDG, from the coding sequence ATGAGCGATCTACAGGATATTCACATCAACAATCAGGCGCCCACCTCGCGGATCGTGCCGACGGGCTGGATATTGGCCCTGCTGGCCTGCAGCCTGCTGATCGTCATCGCCATGATGGGCTGGGCCGGTCTTGGCATGGATTTCCTCAAGGCCAGCAATGGCAAATATTTTCTGGCGCTGACTCTGCTGGCCGCCGCCCGTTATCTGCTGCGCGATCATGTCGCCGGATGGCAGCGAGTGACCCGCGACTTCTGCGAATATGTCGGCTTCTTCCTGTTCATCAGCCTGCTCGGCGCGACCGCGACCTATCCCGCCGCTGCCGCCACCAGCGGATTCGTCGATCCGGCACTGGCGCGTATCGACGCATTGCTCGGGTTCGAGTGGATGGACTGGTATCTGCTGGTTGTTGCCAATCCATGGCTGCAAATCGCGGGGAGCCTTGCATATGCCAACATCTACATGTCCCCCGTACTGTTGCTTGGCGGCCTGGCCCTGAGCGGCGAGCGCGCCCTAGCGCAGCTTTTCCTGTTCACTTTCTGGCTGGCGGCGCTGATTACCATGTTGCTGTTCCTTGCCATGCCCGCGGTCGGTCCGCTGGCTTATATCTGGCAGGGTCCGATTCCCTATATGCCGACCAGCGCCCTCTACCAGGCCGAACTGCTCCCGCTATTGCGGGACAATCTGATCGGTACAGTCGATCTGGGCGCGCTTCAGGGACTGGTTTGCGCTCCCAGTTTTCACACCGCAGCCGCTGTCATCTATATCGCCATGGCCTGGCAGTGCCGATATTTGCGCTGGCCCTTGCTGATAATCAACGTCGCGATGCTGCTCTCCACACCGGTCGAAGGAACCCATTATCTGGTCGATATGATCGGCGGCGCCCTTGTCGGCTTATTTGCTCTGTGCACGGCCGGTGCAATACAATATAGCCTCCCCAAAATACGCAAACAGCGAATATGGAGAGAGACAGGAATATGGCAGAATTTGACTTCATCGTCATCGGCGGCGGTTCCGCCGGCAGTGCCGTCGCAGGACGGCTGA
- a CDS encoding sterol desaturase family protein — protein sequence MESLPSPTDWAVPFFIITVAMEWLWSRKNKKIRYETKDAFTSLALGTGSVVAGILTGGFVLALSLWIYQYRLLDIEISWPSALWIVPLAFVLDDLAYYWFHRTAHRVRWFWAAHVTHHSSQHYNLTTALRQTWTGFFALSFLFRMPLFLIGFPPALIFFLAGLNLIYQYWIHTEAIDRMPRWFEAVMNTPSHHRVHHATNPRYLDRNYAGVFIIWDKMFGTYEPETDGEKIRYGIVKNLTSYNLLWAAFHEWVGIARDLWTAPWRHKWNYLVKPPGWSHDGSRESSEMIKQRWQDSIEN from the coding sequence ATGGAAAGTCTACCATCCCCAACCGATTGGGCAGTCCCATTCTTCATCATCACGGTCGCCATGGAATGGCTGTGGAGCCGCAAGAATAAAAAGATCCGTTACGAGACCAAAGATGCCTTCACATCCTTGGCCCTTGGAACGGGCAGCGTTGTAGCGGGCATCCTTACCGGCGGCTTCGTCCTGGCGCTCAGCCTGTGGATCTATCAGTACCGGCTCCTAGATATCGAGATAAGCTGGCCAAGCGCTCTATGGATCGTGCCATTGGCCTTCGTGCTGGATGATCTGGCTTATTACTGGTTTCACCGCACGGCACACCGGGTCCGTTGGTTCTGGGCTGCGCATGTCACCCATCACAGTAGCCAGCATTATAATCTCACCACGGCTCTGCGTCAGACCTGGACCGGTTTTTTTGCGCTCAGCTTCCTGTTCCGCATGCCGCTGTTTTTGATCGGCTTCCCGCCCGCACTGATTTTCTTCCTCGCCGGTCTCAATCTTATCTATCAATATTGGATCCACACCGAAGCGATTGACCGGATGCCGCGCTGGTTTGAAGCGGTGATGAACACACCTTCGCACCACCGCGTCCATCATGCGACCAATCCCCGTTATCTCGACCGCAATTATGCCGGCGTCTTCATCATCTGGGACAAGATGTTCGGTACCTATGAACCGGAAACAGATGGCGAAAAAATCCGATATGGCATCGTCAAAAACCTGACCAGTTACAATCTGCTGTGGGCCGCCTTCCATGAATGGGTCGGCATTGCCAGGGACCTGTGGACGGCACCTTGGCGGCACAAGTGGAATTATCTCGTCAAGCCGCCGGGCTGGAGCCACGATGGCAGCCGCGAAAGCAGCGAGATGATCAAGCAGCGCTGGCAGGACAGTATCGAAAACTAG
- the recQ gene encoding DNA helicase RecQ, protein MTEALLPLLKSTFGYSSFRGMQDQVMERVMAKQNTLAVMPTGSGKSLCYQLPAIANEGTTIVISPLIALMHDQLRSAEAVGIRAATLTSADDNRAETIARLKAGELDLLYAAPERASQSHFRELLEQTDISLFAIDEAHCVSEWGHDFRPDYRLLRPLLDHFASVPRLALTATADAHTRDDILVQLGIEQDGLILAGFDRPNIRYSMSPRSGLARQIGDLVERVPGPGIVYAQTRAATEKMASQIAATGRSARAYHAGLPPEVRQQNQHDFVASEDMVMVATIAFGMGIDKPDVRFVAHAGLPKSIEAYYQETGRAGRDGDPAEAHMFWGAEDFAKARQRLGEIDETRLESERTRLAALGGLVETPGCRRAVLLRHFGENPPAQCGNCDNCLNAPDTRNVTELARKFLSAVYRTGQSFGVTHLEAVLTGKQDEKILSRGHDQLSVFDIVGEEEAQLIKPVSRSLLLRDALRNTEHGGLMFGPEARKILKGEQEIAIVEPPKRTSRKRRGSSASPNPFGDPLFEALRKKRMELAKELGVPPYVIFHDSVLRDMTGLKPNSLTALSELPGIGAAKLEKHGEAFLAVIRDVTEAA, encoded by the coding sequence ATGACCGAAGCCCTCCTTCCCCTGCTCAAATCGACCTTCGGCTACAGCAGCTTTCGCGGCATGCAGGATCAGGTGATGGAGCGGGTGATGGCGAAGCAAAATACGCTGGCCGTGATGCCGACCGGTTCCGGCAAATCGCTCTGCTACCAGTTGCCCGCCATAGCCAATGAAGGCACGACCATCGTGATATCTCCGCTGATCGCGCTGATGCACGACCAGTTGCGCAGCGCCGAAGCGGTGGGGATCAGGGCGGCCACCCTCACTTCCGCTGACGACAATCGCGCCGAGACAATTGCCCGTCTGAAGGCCGGTGAACTGGACCTGCTCTACGCCGCGCCGGAACGCGCGTCGCAGTCGCATTTCCGCGAATTGCTCGAGCAGACCGATATTTCGCTCTTCGCCATTGATGAAGCGCATTGCGTTTCCGAATGGGGCCATGATTTCCGGCCCGACTACCGTTTGCTCCGCCCCCTTCTCGACCATTTTGCTTCGGTGCCACGGCTGGCGCTGACCGCCACGGCCGACGCGCATACACGCGACGACATACTGGTGCAGCTGGGAATCGAGCAAGACGGTCTGATCCTCGCCGGCTTTGACCGGCCCAATATCCGCTACAGCATGAGCCCGCGCAGCGGCTTGGCACGGCAGATCGGGGACTTGGTCGAGCGCGTTCCGGGACCAGGCATCGTCTATGCCCAGACCAGGGCAGCAACCGAAAAAATGGCCAGCCAGATCGCTGCCACCGGACGCAGCGCCCGTGCCTATCATGCGGGTCTGCCGCCGGAAGTCCGCCAGCAGAACCAGCATGATTTCGTCGCCTCCGAAGATATGGTGATGGTCGCGACCATTGCCTTCGGCATGGGCATCGACAAGCCGGATGTGCGCTTTGTCGCCCATGCCGGACTGCCCAAGTCGATTGAGGCTTATTATCAGGAAACCGGTCGCGCCGGCCGCGACGGCGATCCGGCCGAGGCCCATATGTTCTGGGGCGCGGAGGATTTCGCAAAAGCGCGGCAGCGGCTGGGAGAAATCGACGAGACCCGGCTGGAAAGCGAGCGGACAAGGCTGGCGGCGCTCGGCGGACTGGTGGAAACTCCGGGTTGCCGCCGTGCCGTGCTGCTTCGTCACTTCGGCGAGAACCCGCCGGCGCAATGCGGCAATTGCGACAATTGCCTGAACGCCCCGGACACCCGAAATGTCACCGAACTGGCGCGCAAATTCCTGTCCGCCGTCTATCGCACTGGCCAGAGTTTCGGCGTCACCCATCTCGAGGCGGTACTCACTGGAAAACAGGATGAAAAAATCCTCTCGCGCGGTCATGACCAGCTTTCGGTTTTCGACATTGTTGGGGAAGAAGAAGCACAGCTGATCAAGCCGGTATCCCGCTCACTTTTGCTCCGCGATGCGCTACGCAATACCGAACATGGCGGCTTGATGTTCGGCCCCGAGGCGCGCAAGATTCTAAAGGGCGAACAGGAAATCGCCATTGTCGAACCGCCCAAGCGGACATCACGCAAAAGGCGCGGCAGCAGCGCGTCTCCCAATCCGTTTGGCGATCCTTTGTTCGAGGCGTTGCGCAAGAAACGGATGGAACTGGCCAAGGAACTGGGCGTCCCGCCTTATGTGATCTTTCACGACAGCGTCCTGCGTGATATGACCGGCCTGAAGCCGAACAGCCTGACAGCGCTCAGCGAACTACCCGGTATCGGCGCGGCGAAACTCGAGAAACATGGCGAAGCCTTTCTGGCAGTCATTCGCGATGTGACCGAAGCAGCGTAG
- a CDS encoding TIGR01244 family sulfur transferase, whose product MFRKINDNISVSPQITLEDVAAAKAEGVSLIINNRPDGEDPTAPQSADIEAAAREAGMKYIAIPISHSGFSGPQVDAMIAALADGDKALAYCRSGTRSTLLWSLAQAKQGVEADEIARLAGNAGYDITPVRAMVDALSAGT is encoded by the coding sequence ATGTTCCGTAAAATTAACGATAATATTAGCGTTTCGCCGCAAATCACGCTGGAAGATGTCGCTGCGGCCAAGGCCGAAGGCGTCAGCCTGATCATCAACAACCGGCCCGATGGCGAAGACCCGACTGCGCCACAAAGCGCAGATATTGAAGCCGCTGCGCGGGAAGCCGGGATGAAATATATCGCGATTCCGATTAGCCACAGCGGCTTTTCCGGACCGCAGGTTGATGCCATGATCGCCGCGCTTGCCGATGGGGACAAGGCCCTCGCCTACTGCCGTTCCGGCACACGATCCACTTTGCTGTGGTCGCTGGCGCAAGCAAAACAGGGTGTCGAAGCGGACGAAATCGCCCGGCTTGCCGGTAATGCAGGCTATGACATCACCCCGGTACGCGCGATGGTAGATGCGCTTTCTGCCGGGACTTGA
- the amaB gene encoding L-piperidine-6-carboxylate dehydrogenase: MSYPQQISEILNRLGVGADRTGAGDLPVHSPLTGEQIAAVPTSQPAEVEAVVDQAHRAFLQWRTVPAPRRGELVRLFGNALRLHKEDLARLVSIEAGKIPSEGAGEVQEMIDICDFAVGLSRQLYGLTIASERPGHRMMETWHPLGVVGVISAFNFPVAVWAWNTAIALVCGNSVVWKPSEKTPLTAIACQAIFARVAADFDEAPEGLAGLLIGDRDVGEILVDHPQVPLVSATGSTAMGRAVGQRLAGRFAKSILELGGNNACIVAPSADLAMAVRGILFSAVGTAGQRCTSMRRLFVHDDIYDELLAPLKAAYGSISVGDPLAQDALVGPLIDKPAFDGMKDALMQAREQGGIVTGGERHDTGGAGAYYVKPALVEMEEQSAIVCRETFAPILYVMRYQDLDEAIALQNAVGAGLSSAIFTLNMREAEQFLSAAGSDCGIANVNIGTSGAEIGGAFGGEKETGGGRESGSDAWKAYMRRATNTINYSADLPLAQGVNFDF, translated from the coding sequence ATGTCATATCCACAGCAAATATCCGAAATCCTGAACCGGCTTGGTGTGGGTGCCGACAGGACAGGCGCCGGGGACTTGCCAGTGCATTCTCCGTTGACCGGAGAGCAAATCGCTGCGGTGCCGACCAGCCAGCCGGCTGAAGTTGAGGCGGTGGTCGATCAGGCCCATCGGGCCTTTCTGCAATGGCGCACGGTCCCCGCCCCCCGGCGCGGCGAACTGGTCCGGCTGTTTGGCAATGCCCTGCGCCTCCACAAGGAGGATCTCGCCCGACTGGTATCGATCGAAGCGGGAAAGATTCCGTCCGAAGGCGCTGGCGAAGTGCAGGAAATGATCGATATTTGCGATTTTGCCGTCGGTCTGTCGCGTCAGCTATATGGCCTGACCATCGCGTCGGAACGACCCGGCCACCGGATGATGGAGACCTGGCATCCGCTCGGCGTGGTTGGCGTGATCTCGGCATTCAATTTCCCGGTTGCTGTATGGGCCTGGAATACAGCGATCGCGCTGGTTTGTGGCAATAGCGTGGTCTGGAAACCGTCGGAGAAAACGCCGCTGACCGCCATTGCCTGCCAGGCGATTTTTGCGCGCGTGGCCGCCGATTTTGATGAAGCGCCCGAGGGTCTCGCTGGCCTCCTTATCGGCGACCGCGATGTCGGAGAGATATTGGTCGATCATCCACAGGTTCCGCTCGTTTCTGCCACCGGTTCGACCGCGATGGGCAGGGCAGTGGGGCAGCGCCTCGCCGGTCGCTTTGCCAAGTCAATCCTAGAACTCGGCGGCAATAATGCCTGTATCGTCGCGCCTTCGGCTGATCTGGCCATGGCGGTGCGCGGCATATTGTTCAGCGCGGTCGGCACGGCAGGCCAGCGCTGCACCAGCATGCGCCGGCTGTTTGTCCATGACGATATCTACGATGAACTGCTGGCTCCGCTGAAAGCCGCTTATGGAAGCATATCCGTCGGCGATCCGCTTGCTCAAGATGCACTGGTCGGGCCGCTGATTGACAAGCCAGCCTTTGACGGCATGAAGGATGCGCTGATGCAGGCCCGCGAGCAGGGCGGAATTGTCACGGGAGGTGAGCGCCATGACACGGGTGGAGCCGGCGCTTATTATGTCAAGCCGGCGCTGGTCGAGATGGAAGAGCAATCCGCGATCGTCTGCCGCGAGACATTCGCGCCGATCCTGTACGTGATGCGCTACCAGGATCTCGACGAAGCCATCGCTCTGCAAAATGCGGTCGGAGCGGGCCTGTCCTCCGCCATTTTCACCCTGAACATGCGCGAAGCCGAACAATTTCTGTCAGCCGCCGGTTCCGATTGCGGCATCGCCAATGTCAATATCGGCACGTCGGGCGCTGAAATCGGCGGAGCCTTTGGCGGCGAAAAGGAAACAGGCGGCGGCCGGGAATCCGGGTCCGACGCCTGGAAGGCCTATATGCGCCGAGCGACCAACACGATCAACTATTCCGCCGACCTGCCGCTGGCCCAGGGAGTCAATTTCGACTTCTAG